One Ethanoligenens harbinense YUAN-3 genomic window carries:
- the yunB gene encoding sporulation protein YunB — MPRFKRKYKMSRRQRFIVRMVCALLVVLLAYTLFNWKIMPAFSTYATYAARSIAVRRINDAVGQVLKADPVSYDTLMIYQKNNDGQIVAVQANTPQINALKYEIIRQASDALNALPESTINIPLGNVMGGPLFSGRGPNIPLRFSPTEDVDCDITSKFSAAGINQTKQDIYLTVRADMTAMLSDSEATIHVQNVFMVGESVIVGTVPGQYFNVTGSGSSINGADAFAFGSYNSSTSSSGSSAARAGK; from the coding sequence ATGCCGCGGTTCAAGCGCAAGTACAAGATGTCGCGCCGGCAGCGCTTTATTGTGCGAATGGTCTGCGCGTTGCTGGTGGTCCTGCTTGCCTACACGCTGTTCAACTGGAAGATCATGCCGGCTTTCAGCACTTATGCGACTTATGCCGCCCGCAGTATCGCTGTGCGCAGAATCAACGACGCGGTCGGGCAAGTGCTCAAAGCCGATCCCGTCAGTTATGATACACTGATGATCTATCAGAAAAATAACGACGGCCAGATTGTGGCGGTGCAGGCCAACACCCCTCAGATCAACGCCCTGAAATATGAGATTATCCGGCAGGCGTCGGACGCGCTCAACGCCCTGCCCGAAAGCACGATCAACATTCCTCTGGGAAACGTCATGGGCGGGCCGTTGTTTTCCGGGCGAGGGCCGAACATCCCGCTGCGGTTTTCTCCGACGGAGGATGTGGACTGTGATATCACCAGCAAGTTCTCGGCCGCCGGCATCAACCAGACCAAGCAGGATATTTACCTGACCGTGCGCGCGGATATGACCGCTATGCTTTCGGACAGCGAGGCCACCATCCATGTGCAGAACGTGTTCATGGTCGGCGAGAGTGTGATCGTCGGCACGGTGCCGGGGCAGTATTTCAATGTGACGGGGTCGGGCAGTTCCATAAACGGGGCGGACGCTTTTGCGTTTGGTTCCTATAACAGCAGTACTTCCTCATCGGGCAGCAGTGCCGCCAGGGCGGGAAAATAG
- a CDS encoding TetR/AcrR family transcriptional regulator: MEHSPDIKEKIIQTSTALLLESGGKPEHITIRAIAARAGIGVGLVHYHFGSKEKLIETCVQRIIQDVILRFRPPDIPGAGRLSRLQAVAKQVADFLVENPQISRISILGDMGDPAVPDNTMKTVEGFQGVLGVRTEEAKRALYVFTLALQGLFLRKDVPPDAAGLDLNVKSDRDKLIEWLLEKLLKGIVYEDPAAERDAP; the protein is encoded by the coding sequence ATGGAGCATTCTCCCGACATCAAGGAAAAAATCATTCAAACGTCCACCGCGCTCCTGCTGGAAAGCGGCGGCAAACCCGAACACATTACCATCCGTGCCATCGCCGCGCGGGCCGGAATCGGCGTCGGTCTGGTCCACTACCATTTCGGGTCGAAAGAAAAGTTGATCGAAACGTGCGTGCAGCGCATCATTCAGGACGTCATCCTGCGCTTCCGCCCGCCGGACATTCCCGGTGCGGGCAGGCTGTCTCGGCTTCAGGCAGTGGCGAAACAGGTGGCGGATTTTCTGGTGGAAAACCCGCAGATCTCCCGCATCTCCATTCTGGGCGACATGGGCGACCCCGCGGTGCCGGACAATACCATGAAGACAGTGGAGGGATTCCAGGGTGTGCTGGGCGTGCGGACGGAAGAAGCAAAGCGGGCGCTGTACGTTTTCACACTGGCCTTACAGGGTCTGTTTTTGCGTAAAGACGTGCCGCCCGATGCCGCAGGACTTGATCTGAACGTCAAATCCGATCGGGACAAGCTTATCGAATGGCTGCTTGAAAAGCTGCTGAAAGGAATCGTGTATGAAGATCCTGCTGCTGAACGCGACGCCCCATAA
- a CDS encoding flavodoxin family protein: MKILLLNATPHKGNTWRVMCALRDEIAQADPAVEFEEIHLAGLGLPFCTGCSLCFRQGHRFCPHADILLPLLAKMEAGDGLIFGTTTFNMAPNALAKNLMDHWCFLLHRPHFFRNKAMVVSTTGGVGAGKTVDYTAGTLRAIGYNRCYKLPLASASWNDYRPSPAAQRKIRHMALCFYKDCVSGCLAPASVLQMIPYNLFRGMSLAYAKGSPYETEDGNHWSDPVRAHMAYDPSVPMPFYKKPLGHLFYLIGRAAGNAVTVTYKK; this comes from the coding sequence ATGAAGATCCTGCTGCTGAACGCGACGCCCCATAAAGGGAATACCTGGCGGGTCATGTGCGCGCTTCGGGACGAGATCGCACAGGCCGACCCGGCGGTAGAGTTTGAAGAAATTCATCTTGCCGGGTTGGGGCTGCCTTTTTGCACCGGGTGCAGCCTGTGTTTTCGCCAGGGACACCGTTTTTGCCCGCATGCGGACATCCTGTTGCCGCTGCTTGCGAAAATGGAAGCAGGCGACGGGTTGATTTTCGGGACTACCACCTTCAATATGGCCCCCAACGCGCTGGCCAAAAACCTGATGGACCATTGGTGTTTTTTGCTGCACCGGCCGCATTTTTTCCGAAACAAAGCCATGGTGGTTTCCACCACCGGTGGTGTCGGCGCGGGGAAAACGGTGGATTATACGGCCGGTACGCTGCGGGCCATCGGATACAACCGGTGCTATAAGCTTCCGCTCGCCTCGGCCAGTTGGAACGATTACCGCCCCTCTCCGGCGGCACAGCGGAAAATTCGTCACATGGCGTTGTGCTTTTATAAAGACTGCGTGTCCGGTTGCCTGGCTCCGGCGTCCGTTTTGCAGATGATTCCGTACAATCTGTTCCGTGGGATGAGTCTTGCCTACGCCAAGGGCAGCCCGTATGAAACGGAAGACGGCAATCACTGGAGCGACCCGGTGCGCGCACACATGGCCTACGATCCTTCCGTGCCCATGCCGTTTTACAAAAAGCCGCTTGGACACTTGTTTTACCTCATTGGCCGCGCGGCAGGCAACGCTGTGACCGTTACGTACAAAAAGTAA
- a CDS encoding response regulator transcription factor: MQRLLVVEDDPALVTGLRYSMEKDGFQVRTAGSVREGWQAFSQDRPDLVVLDVGLPDGTGFDLCRQIRVENGTPILFLTACDEETQVVMGLDMGGDDYITKPFRLRELLSRVRALLRRSADKPVKTLVSGAVTLDTEEAHVCRNGEEISLTPAEYRLLRLLMQNEGRTLTREQLLDTLWDSGGDFVDENTLSVYIRRLRAKIEDNPSSPVHIHTVRGVGYRWKAEEGGEACR; the protein is encoded by the coding sequence ATGCAGAGGCTTTTGGTAGTGGAAGACGATCCCGCGCTGGTGACGGGGCTGCGGTACAGTATGGAAAAGGACGGGTTTCAGGTGCGGACGGCCGGCAGTGTGCGGGAAGGGTGGCAGGCGTTTTCGCAGGACAGGCCCGATCTGGTGGTGCTGGATGTCGGCCTGCCGGACGGCACGGGGTTTGACCTCTGCCGGCAAATTCGGGTGGAGAACGGCACGCCCATTTTGTTCCTGACCGCGTGCGATGAGGAAACGCAGGTCGTGATGGGCCTCGATATGGGCGGCGACGATTATATAACCAAGCCGTTCCGCCTGCGGGAGCTGCTCTCGCGTGTCCGGGCCCTGCTCCGCCGCAGTGCGGACAAGCCTGTCAAAACACTGGTTTCCGGCGCCGTCACGCTCGATACGGAGGAAGCCCATGTCTGCCGCAATGGGGAAGAGATCTCGCTCACACCGGCGGAATACCGGCTGCTGCGCCTGCTGATGCAGAACGAGGGGCGAACCCTGACCCGTGAGCAGTTATTGGATACGCTGTGGGACAGCGGCGGGGATTTTGTGGATGAAAACACGCTGTCGGTCTATATTCGCCGTCTGCGGGCTAAAATAGAGGACAACCCCTCGTCCCCCGTGCACATCCATACGGTGCGGGGCGTGGGATACCGTTGGAAAGCGGAGGAGGGCGGGGAAGCATGTCGATGA
- a CDS encoding sensor histidine kinase yields the protein MSMKAVLREDVWRGIIRLFLLLAVGMAVAFMIGGAVSARQMEAGLVARESAVAGRLIASRAADADTVADAFTAKRISAQEQALGTQVFVARGYRAETAGLLAPFFSMTYRQFIGAYGILFLLALFLFAGYVLIKLAHVYACIDRLAGQAAEIGRGNFALRPERILEGALGRMQDALREVALGVQNRLEKLEKNRKFLKDLTSDISHQLKTPLAALKMYQEILTQEPMGADARSFVTGSGEQIERMEWLVLGLLKMARVEAGQLTLHLCPEDPDVLCRQVAADFTRMASEKGVDVVCVSDCKATLLCDAAWLREAVGNVVKNCIECTPPGGRITLETEETPVACILTVRDTGPGIHPADLPFLFRRFYRGHGRSEKGSGIGLPLARSITEQMGGTLSAGGIYGQGAVFTFTFLHQSI from the coding sequence ATGTCGATGAAAGCGGTGCTGCGCGAAGATGTGTGGCGGGGGATTATCCGTCTGTTTCTGTTGCTGGCCGTGGGAATGGCGGTCGCATTTATGATCGGCGGGGCCGTGTCCGCAAGGCAGATGGAAGCCGGGCTGGTCGCGCGGGAGAGCGCGGTGGCGGGGCGGCTGATCGCCTCGCGCGCCGCAGATGCAGACACCGTGGCCGATGCCTTCACGGCGAAACGTATTTCGGCACAAGAGCAGGCGCTTGGCACGCAGGTGTTTGTCGCGCGCGGCTACCGTGCGGAGACAGCCGGGCTGCTCGCACCGTTTTTCAGCATGACTTACCGGCAGTTTATCGGCGCGTACGGCATCCTGTTTCTGCTGGCGCTTTTCCTGTTTGCCGGCTATGTGCTGATAAAGCTGGCGCATGTATATGCCTGTATCGACCGGCTGGCGGGGCAGGCGGCGGAAATCGGCCGGGGCAATTTCGCCCTTCGCCCGGAACGGATTCTCGAGGGCGCGCTCGGACGCATGCAGGACGCCCTGCGCGAAGTGGCGCTCGGGGTGCAGAACCGGCTGGAAAAGCTGGAGAAAAACCGCAAGTTTCTAAAAGACCTGACTTCGGACATCTCGCACCAGTTGAAAACGCCGCTGGCGGCGCTCAAAATGTATCAGGAAATTCTGACGCAGGAGCCGATGGGGGCCGACGCGCGCTCTTTTGTAACGGGCAGCGGGGAGCAGATCGAGCGTATGGAATGGCTGGTGCTCGGCCTGTTAAAGATGGCGCGGGTGGAAGCCGGGCAGCTTACGCTGCATCTGTGCCCGGAGGACCCGGATGTGCTGTGCCGGCAGGTGGCGGCGGATTTTACGCGCATGGCGTCCGAAAAAGGCGTGGATGTGGTCTGTGTCTCCGACTGTAAAGCGACGCTTCTCTGTGATGCGGCATGGCTGCGCGAAGCGGTTGGCAACGTGGTTAAAAACTGCATCGAGTGCACCCCGCCCGGCGGGCGGATCACACTGGAGACGGAGGAAACGCCGGTCGCCTGCATTCTCACGGTGCGGGATACCGGGCCCGGCATCCATCCGGCCGATCTGCCGTTTTTATTTCGGCGCTTCTATCGCGGCCATGGGCGTTCCGAGAAAGGCAGCGGCATCGGTCTGCCGCTGGCGCGCTCCATCACCGAACAGATGGGCGGCACGCTCAGCGCGGGCGGTATCTACGGGCAGGGCGCGGTGTTCACGTTCACCTTTCTGCACCAGTCTATCTGA
- a CDS encoding ABC transporter ATP-binding protein, which translates to MRILETQGLYKTYGKGETQVQALRSTNVAVQKGEFIAIIGPSGSGKSTMLHMLGGLDYPSGGKVLIDGTDLFSLKEKELSIFRRRKIGFVFQAFNLVPVLSVVENIELPLLLDRAVPDRAYIDEIIHALGLSDRKNHLPTQLSGGQQQRVAIGRALASKPAIILADEPTGNLDTQNSKEVLALLHMSVQKYHQTLIVITHNPEIAAHADRVLRIEDGVVTELEAGGGHAE; encoded by the coding sequence ATGCGGATATTGGAAACGCAGGGTCTATACAAAACGTATGGCAAAGGGGAAACACAGGTGCAGGCGCTTCGGTCGACCAACGTCGCGGTGCAGAAGGGGGAATTCATTGCGATCATCGGGCCGTCGGGTTCCGGCAAATCCACCATGCTGCACATGCTTGGGGGACTGGATTATCCGAGCGGCGGGAAAGTGCTCATCGACGGCACCGACCTTTTTTCACTGAAAGAAAAGGAGCTTTCCATTTTCCGCCGCCGTAAGATCGGCTTCGTTTTTCAGGCGTTCAATCTGGTGCCGGTGCTCTCGGTGGTAGAGAATATCGAGTTGCCGCTTCTGCTCGACCGTGCCGTGCCGGATCGGGCCTACATCGACGAAATCATCCACGCGCTGGGGCTTTCGGACCGGAAAAACCATCTGCCCACGCAGCTTTCCGGCGGGCAGCAGCAGCGTGTGGCCATCGGCCGGGCGTTGGCGTCCAAACCGGCCATCATTCTTGCGGATGAGCCGACCGGCAATCTGGACACGCAAAACAGCAAAGAAGTACTGGCGCTGCTGCACATGAGCGTGCAGAAATATCACCAGACCCTCATTGTCATTACACACAACCCCGAGATTGCCGCGCACGCCGACCGCGTGCTGCGCATCGAGGACGGCGTGGTTACCGAACTGGAAGCGGGTGGCGGCCATGCTGAATGA
- a CDS encoding FtsX-like permease family protein translates to MLNESGIARRYLSTQKKRTVLLTMGVALAMALISTVFSMLNLMQAFEVRMTIEDSGVWEVMAGACTPAQAAALQKRVDVSASGKVAVVTQDAQIGGTDLQSLTGADAGGFTQRHWLLKSGKLPRGTGEIALEGWALQKLSPGAKIGDTLILTIAGKKQSYTVSGILRDNAVHRDSKLYKAWISLGEAQQLNGSDDADVLMQVAGNADIGKFVKSVESEQHLSKDQMQTHGTLLAATGRSDSREVIAIYAVGAVLGLVVLFAAIVMIYNAFNMSVTQRMRQFGLLRAIGATPKQVRRMVRAEAAQVSLLGVLPGVALGAVVSMLLNLLLRSTFPAYFGGPDAPVVFISWPSLAIGAIVGILGTLLSALRPARRAGKVSPVEAIAAMPGANFKKRKTMGVATHLLPVEAAIALRQVLMRKRAFLLTAVSLAFGILLLLAFSPVTDFFAQGTRHTYDLGDVYALTTTPGQGFSDETVRDMSKIDGVQSISPKRIGSVDATFAYSLLGENYQDGVKNGGAKASKGADGMVKTDAKSKILGLSDTDIRALQSDLILGKIDPAQLDKENGVLLMINEGLPGQPNLGDLQPGDIIRVNGKSLKICGIVQTNEVIYEVNNDETAHQAPLFGMYTTNKVMRQFMDIQPNLVTMMLRPGTNGDAVAARVKQLTANVPGATSANQQAQKQEAQNANMIGNVFVYGFIGVIALIGVLNIINTIGTNVLVRTREIGLLRAGGMTMGQVTSMLINESVLYGVFALAIGLAAGIPLNHWFSQQMVQRLYGLPWHLPWLFIIIACAVTVAAIFLSLVSPLRQIKKLEITRAVTVE, encoded by the coding sequence ATGCTGAATGAAAGCGGAATCGCCCGACGTTATCTTTCCACACAGAAAAAGCGCACGGTGCTGCTTACCATGGGCGTGGCGCTGGCCATGGCGCTTATCAGCACCGTGTTTTCCATGCTCAACCTGATGCAGGCGTTTGAAGTGCGCATGACCATTGAAGACAGCGGTGTCTGGGAGGTCATGGCGGGCGCCTGTACCCCCGCACAGGCCGCCGCACTGCAAAAACGGGTCGATGTGTCGGCCTCCGGCAAGGTCGCCGTGGTCACGCAGGATGCACAGATCGGCGGAACCGATTTGCAGTCGCTGACCGGCGCGGATGCCGGCGGCTTTACACAGCGCCATTGGCTTCTCAAATCCGGCAAACTGCCGCGGGGAACGGGGGAGATCGCGCTGGAGGGCTGGGCGCTGCAAAAACTGAGCCCCGGCGCCAAGATCGGCGACACCCTGATCCTGACCATAGCCGGAAAAAAGCAGAGCTATACCGTCAGCGGCATTTTACGGGACAACGCCGTGCACCGGGACAGCAAACTGTATAAGGCGTGGATTTCGCTTGGGGAGGCGCAGCAACTCAACGGCTCGGATGACGCGGATGTCCTGATGCAGGTGGCGGGAAATGCGGATATCGGGAAGTTTGTCAAAAGCGTCGAGAGCGAACAGCACTTGAGCAAAGACCAGATGCAGACACATGGAACGCTGTTGGCCGCCACCGGCCGCTCGGACAGCCGGGAAGTGATTGCGATTTATGCGGTGGGCGCCGTGCTCGGTCTGGTGGTACTCTTTGCGGCCATCGTGATGATCTACAATGCATTCAATATGTCGGTCACCCAGCGGATGCGGCAGTTTGGGCTGTTGCGCGCCATCGGCGCGACACCGAAGCAGGTGCGTCGCATGGTGCGCGCCGAAGCCGCGCAGGTCTCGCTTCTCGGTGTTCTGCCGGGCGTGGCGCTGGGTGCGGTGGTCAGCATGCTGCTCAACCTGCTGTTGCGGAGTACGTTTCCAGCCTATTTCGGTGGGCCGGACGCTCCGGTCGTCTTTATCTCCTGGCCCTCGCTGGCAATCGGCGCGATAGTCGGCATTTTGGGAACGCTGCTTTCCGCCTTGCGCCCGGCCCGCCGTGCGGGCAAGGTCTCGCCGGTGGAAGCCATTGCGGCTATGCCCGGCGCCAATTTTAAAAAGCGCAAGACCATGGGGGTAGCGACACATCTTCTGCCGGTAGAGGCCGCTATCGCCCTGCGGCAGGTGCTCATGCGCAAGCGTGCGTTTCTGCTCACGGCGGTGTCGCTGGCATTCGGCATTCTGCTGCTGCTTGCGTTTTCCCCCGTGACCGATTTCTTCGCGCAGGGCACCCGCCACACTTACGACCTCGGCGATGTGTATGCGCTGACGACGACTCCGGGGCAGGGTTTTTCGGATGAGACCGTGCGGGACATGTCCAAGATCGACGGGGTGCAGTCCATCTCGCCCAAACGCATCGGATCGGTAGACGCAACCTTTGCCTATTCGCTTCTGGGCGAAAACTATCAGGACGGCGTGAAAAACGGTGGAGCCAAGGCATCCAAAGGTGCAGACGGCATGGTGAAAACCGACGCGAAATCCAAAATACTCGGTCTTTCCGATACGGACATCCGCGCGCTGCAAAGCGACCTTATTCTTGGAAAGATCGACCCGGCACAGCTTGATAAAGAAAACGGCGTGCTCCTCATGATTAACGAGGGGTTACCGGGGCAGCCCAATCTTGGTGACCTGCAGCCGGGGGACATCATCCGCGTGAACGGGAAGTCGTTAAAGATCTGCGGTATCGTGCAGACAAACGAAGTGATATATGAGGTCAATAACGATGAAACCGCCCATCAGGCCCCGCTGTTCGGCATGTATACGACCAACAAGGTCATGCGGCAGTTCATGGATATTCAGCCCAATCTGGTGACGATGATGCTGCGTCCTGGAACAAACGGGGATGCCGTGGCCGCCCGTGTGAAACAACTGACGGCGAATGTTCCCGGCGCGACCAGCGCAAATCAACAGGCACAGAAACAGGAGGCACAGAACGCGAACATGATCGGAAACGTGTTCGTATATGGATTTATCGGTGTGATCGCGCTGATCGGCGTGCTCAATATCATCAATACCATCGGCACCAACGTGCTGGTGCGCACGCGGGAAATCGGCCTGCTGCGCGCGGGCGGCATGACGATGGGGCAGGTGACATCAATGCTTATAAACGAGTCTGTTTTGTATGGCGTCTTTGCGCTGGCCATCGGGCTGGCGGCCGGTATTCCGCTCAATCACTGGTTCTCGCAGCAAATGGTGCAGCGCCTTTACGGTTTGCCGTGGCATTTGCCGTGGCTGTTTATCATCATCGCGTGCGCGGTTACGGTGGCGGCGATTTTCCTTTCGCTTGTTTCACCGCTGCGGCAGATCAAAAAACTGGAAATTACACGCGCCGTTACGGTCGAGTGA